One region of Zingiber officinale cultivar Zhangliang chromosome 7B, Zo_v1.1, whole genome shotgun sequence genomic DNA includes:
- the LOC122007290 gene encoding uncharacterized protein LOC122007290 isoform X2, producing the protein MEDANASSRPEETVQPSEVSASEFNNLSRRLEALEQSVRYLEDNMRTRLSAMEERVVELMRRMDGYNALHRSWSQHLSWDVPTVSPNQPATLTSPPAAPRRRKKKETLIARRVIRRYQRLVKSNWDSKTCIRRLIKKIHKKRRQRS; encoded by the exons ATGGAGGATGCTAATGCAAGCTCACGGCCAGAGGAAACAGTGCAACCGAGTGAAGTTTCAGCTTCTGAG TTTAACAACCTTTCACGACGGTTGGAGGCCCTTGAACAATCAGTGCGCTATCTAGAGGATAATATGAGGACCCGGCTTTCCGCGATGGAGGAGAGGGTGGTG GAACTCATGAGAAGGATGGATGGATATAATGCCTTGCATAGGAGCTGGTCACAACATTTATCATGGGATGTGCCAACTGTGTCTCCTAATCAACCTGCAACCCTAACTTCACCACCCGCAGCTCCGAGGCGGAGGAAAAAGAAAGAAACCTTGATTGCGAGGAGAGTGATTCGTCGGTATCAGAGGCTTGTGAAGTCCAATTGGGACAGTAAGACCTGCATAAGGCGTCTCATCAAGAAGATACATAAAAAACGACGG
- the LOC122007290 gene encoding uncharacterized protein LOC122007290 isoform X1 produces MFSVVSFRLRRGCKVAKCFLAPMAIMEDANASSRPEETVQPSEVSASEFNNLSRRLEALEQSVRYLEDNMRTRLSAMEERVVELMRRMDGYNALHRSWSQHLSWDVPTVSPNQPATLTSPPAAPRRRKKKETLIARRVIRRYQRLVKSNWDSKTCIRRLIKKIHKKRRQRS; encoded by the exons ATGTTTTCTGTGGTCTCGTTTCGTCTGCGACGGGGTTGTAAAGTGGCCAAATGCTTTCTTGCTCCGATG GCAATCATGGAGGATGCTAATGCAAGCTCACGGCCAGAGGAAACAGTGCAACCGAGTGAAGTTTCAGCTTCTGAG TTTAACAACCTTTCACGACGGTTGGAGGCCCTTGAACAATCAGTGCGCTATCTAGAGGATAATATGAGGACCCGGCTTTCCGCGATGGAGGAGAGGGTGGTG GAACTCATGAGAAGGATGGATGGATATAATGCCTTGCATAGGAGCTGGTCACAACATTTATCATGGGATGTGCCAACTGTGTCTCCTAATCAACCTGCAACCCTAACTTCACCACCCGCAGCTCCGAGGCGGAGGAAAAAGAAAGAAACCTTGATTGCGAGGAGAGTGATTCGTCGGTATCAGAGGCTTGTGAAGTCCAATTGGGACAGTAAGACCTGCATAAGGCGTCTCATCAAGAAGATACATAAAAAACGACGG